One window from the genome of Pseudomonas frederiksbergensis encodes:
- a CDS encoding carboxymuconolactone decarboxylase family protein, translating to MFNNWSELLPTIKSAFGALGKSNPKMVEAYTALGKAAADNDVLDAKTRELISIAVAITTRCDGCIGVHTDAAIKAGATREEIAATLATAVSLNAGAAYIYSLRALEAHDALKK from the coding sequence ATGTTCAATAACTGGTCCGAACTGCTGCCCACCATCAAGAGCGCCTTTGGCGCCCTGGGCAAAAGCAACCCGAAAATGGTCGAGGCCTACACCGCCCTGGGTAAGGCCGCGGCCGACAACGACGTGCTCGATGCCAAGACCCGCGAGCTGATCTCCATCGCCGTTGCGATTACGACACGTTGTGACGGCTGCATCGGCGTACACACCGACGCCGCCATCAAGGCCGGCGCTACCCGCGAAGAGATCGCCGCCACCCTGGCGACAGCGGTCTCGCTGAATGCCGGCGCGGCTTATATTTATTCGCTGCGGGCGCTGGAGGCCCATGACGCGCTGAAGAAGTGA
- a CDS encoding ABC transporter permease subunit has protein sequence MKRFSFSSLMLVLGLLFIYAPMLILVIYSFNASKLVTVWGGWSVKWYVGLLDNSQLMGSVMRSLEIACYTAIAAVALGTLAAFVLTRITHFKGRTLFGGLVTAPLVMPEVITGLSLLLLFVAMAQMIGWPQERGIVTIWIAHTTFCAAYVAVVVSARLRELDLSIEEAAMDLGARPWKVFFLITIPMIAPSLAAGGMMSFALSLDDLVLASFVSGPGSTTLPMEVFSAVRLGVKPEINAVASLILLAVSLVTFLVWYFSRRAEENRKRAIQQAIEESAADSWKQPEVRRADTASV, from the coding sequence ATGAAGCGCTTCAGTTTTTCAAGCCTGATGCTGGTGCTGGGTCTGCTGTTCATCTACGCGCCGATGCTGATCCTGGTGATCTACTCGTTCAACGCCTCGAAGCTGGTGACGGTGTGGGGCGGCTGGTCGGTCAAGTGGTACGTCGGCCTACTGGACAACAGCCAATTGATGGGCTCGGTAATGCGCTCGCTGGAAATCGCCTGCTACACGGCGATTGCCGCGGTGGCCCTGGGCACGCTGGCGGCCTTCGTGCTGACCCGCATCACCCACTTCAAGGGCCGCACGCTGTTCGGCGGCCTGGTCACCGCGCCGCTGGTAATGCCGGAAGTAATCACTGGCCTGTCGTTGCTGCTGCTGTTCGTGGCCATGGCGCAGATGATCGGTTGGCCCCAGGAGCGTGGCATCGTCACGATCTGGATCGCCCACACCACGTTCTGCGCAGCCTATGTGGCGGTCGTGGTGTCAGCGCGCTTGCGTGAGCTGGACCTGTCCATCGAAGAAGCGGCCATGGACCTCGGTGCGCGGCCGTGGAAGGTATTCTTCCTGATCACCATTCCGATGATCGCGCCGTCGCTGGCGGCGGGCGGCATGATGTCGTTCGCGTTGTCGCTGGACGACCTGGTGCTGGCAAGCTTCGTTTCCGGCCCTGGTTCGACGACCTTGCCGATGGAAGTCTTCTCGGCGGTACGCCTGGGTGTGAAACCGGAAATCAACGCCGTGGCGAGCCTGATCCTGTTGGCGGTGTCCCTGGTGACTTTCCTGGTCTGGTACTTCAGCCGCCGCGCCGAAGAGAACCGCAAGCGAGCGATCCAGCAAGCCATCGAGGAAAGCGCCGCCGATTCCTGGAAACAACCGGAAGTCCGCCGAGCCGATACCGCGTCGGTCTGA
- a CDS encoding ABC transporter permease subunit, translating to MNMRKLKRRLARITPGGRQLVIGVPFVWLFLFFMLPFFIVLKISFAEADVAIPPYTEIYSYVDQKLQVLLNLANYVLLSEDDLYIAAYLGSLKMALISTALCLLIGYPMAYGIANARKEMQTVLVLLIMMPTWTAILIRVYAWMGILSNNGLLNGFLMSMGWISEPLQILNTNLAVYIGVVYSYLPFMILPLYANLVKHDASLLEAASDLGSSTFNSFWKITVPLSKNGIIAGCMLVFIPVVGEFVIPELLGGPETLMIGKVLWQEFFNNRDWPVASALAVVMLAILIVPIILFNRSQAKEMEGKE from the coding sequence ATGAACATGCGCAAACTCAAACGCCGACTCGCCCGAATAACGCCCGGTGGCCGCCAGTTGGTCATCGGGGTGCCCTTCGTCTGGCTGTTCCTGTTCTTCATGCTGCCGTTCTTCATTGTCCTGAAGATCAGCTTCGCCGAAGCCGACGTGGCGATCCCGCCGTACACCGAGATCTACAGCTACGTCGACCAGAAGCTGCAAGTGCTGCTCAACCTCGCCAACTATGTGTTGCTGAGCGAGGACGATCTGTACATCGCCGCCTACCTCGGCTCGCTGAAAATGGCCCTGATCAGCACCGCCCTGTGCCTGCTGATCGGCTACCCGATGGCCTACGGCATCGCCAACGCCCGCAAAGAGATGCAGACGGTGCTGGTGCTGCTGATCATGATGCCGACCTGGACCGCGATCCTGATCCGTGTCTACGCGTGGATGGGCATCCTCAGCAACAACGGCTTGCTCAATGGCTTTCTGATGAGCATGGGCTGGATCAGCGAGCCGCTGCAAATCCTCAATACCAACCTGGCGGTCTACATCGGCGTGGTTTATTCCTACCTGCCGTTCATGATCCTGCCGTTGTACGCCAACCTGGTGAAGCATGACGCCAGCCTGTTGGAAGCCGCGTCGGACCTGGGTTCGAGCACCTTCAACAGCTTCTGGAAAATCACCGTGCCGCTGTCCAAGAACGGCATCATCGCCGGCTGCATGCTGGTGTTCATCCCGGTGGTGGGCGAATTCGTGATCCCGGAACTGCTGGGCGGCCCGGAAACCCTGATGATCGGCAAAGTGCTGTGGCAGGAATTCTTCAACAACCGTGACTGGCCGGTGGCATCCGCCCTGGCGGTGGTGATGCTGGCGATCCTGATCGTGCCCATCATCCTGTTCAACCGCAGTCAGGCCAAGGAAATGGAGGGCAAGGAATGA
- a CDS encoding ABC transporter ATP-binding protein: MAVASGAYKKALEGDQTPKQVLVKIDRVTKKFDETIAVDDVSLEIKKGEIFALLGGSGSGKSTLLRMLAGFERPTEGRIFLDGVDITDMPPYERPINMMFQSYALFPHMTVAQNIAFGLQQDKIPKAEIDARVAEMLKLVQMSQYAKRKPHQLSGGQRQRVALARSLAKRPKLLLLDEPMGALDKKLRSQMQLELVEIIERVGVTCVMVTHDQEEAMTMAERIAIMHLGWIAQIGSPIDIYETPTSRLVCEFIGNVNIFETEVVDDAEGHAVLTCKDLDRDIYVGHGISTSVQDKSVTYAIRPEKLLVTPEQPTCEHNWSSGKVHDIAYLGGHSVFYVELPSGKLVQSFVANAERRGQRPTWGDQVFVWWEDDSGVVLRS, translated from the coding sequence ATGGCAGTTGCCTCCGGCGCCTATAAGAAAGCCCTCGAGGGCGACCAGACACCCAAGCAGGTGCTGGTCAAGATCGACCGGGTCACGAAGAAGTTCGACGAGACGATTGCCGTGGACGATGTGTCCCTGGAAATCAAGAAAGGCGAGATCTTTGCCTTGCTCGGCGGTTCGGGATCGGGCAAATCCACCTTGCTGCGCATGCTGGCAGGTTTCGAGCGGCCCACGGAGGGGCGGATTTTCCTCGACGGCGTGGACATCACCGACATGCCGCCCTATGAGCGGCCGATCAACATGATGTTCCAGTCCTATGCCTTGTTCCCCCACATGACCGTGGCACAGAACATCGCTTTCGGCCTGCAACAGGACAAGATCCCCAAGGCCGAGATCGACGCCCGCGTGGCCGAGATGCTCAAGCTGGTGCAGATGAGCCAGTACGCCAAGCGCAAGCCGCACCAGCTCTCCGGCGGCCAGCGCCAGCGCGTGGCCCTGGCCCGTTCCCTGGCCAAGCGGCCGAAGCTGTTGCTGCTCGACGAGCCGATGGGCGCCCTGGACAAGAAGCTGCGCTCGCAAATGCAGCTTGAACTGGTGGAGATCATCGAACGGGTCGGCGTCACCTGCGTCATGGTGACCCACGACCAGGAAGAGGCCATGACCATGGCCGAGCGCATCGCGATCATGCACCTGGGCTGGATCGCCCAGATCGGCAGCCCGATCGACATCTACGAGACCCCGACCAGTCGCCTGGTCTGTGAATTCATCGGCAACGTCAACATCTTCGAGACCGAAGTGGTGGACGACGCCGAGGGCCACGCGGTGCTGACCTGCAAAGACCTGGACCGCGACATCTACGTCGGTCACGGCATCAGCACCTCGGTGCAGGACAAGTCCGTGACCTACGCTATTCGCCCGGAAAAACTGCTGGTCACTCCCGAACAGCCGACCTGCGAGCACAACTGGTCCAGCGGCAAAGTCCACGACATCGCCTACCTGGGCGGCCACTCGGTGTTCTACGTCGAATTGCCGAGTGGCAAGCTGGTGCAGTCGTTCGTGGCCAACGCCGAGCGCCGTGGCCAGCGTCCGACCTGGGGCGACCAGGTGTTCGTCTGGTGGGAAGATGACAGCGGCGTGGTGCTTCGCTCATGA
- a CDS encoding polyamine ABC transporter substrate-binding protein, with translation MPVFSLLRNALLVGAGLTLAVSVQAASTVHIYNWSDYIGESTLADFEKATGIKPVYDVFDSNETLEGKLLAGRTGYDVVVPSNHFLGKQIKAGAFQKLDKSQLSNYANLDPALLKRLEKNDPGNQYAVPYLWGTNGIGYNVEKIKAVLGVDKIDSWAMLFEPENIKKLSSCGVSFLDSGDEMIPAMLNYLGLDPNSQNPEDYKKAEAQLLKIRPYVTYFNSSKYISDLANGEICVAAGFSGDIFQARERASEAGKGINIAYVIPKEGGNLWFDMLAIPRDASNVKEAHAFINYLLKPEVIAQVSDVVGYANPNPKAGELMDQEVRTDEAVYPPQAVVDKLYVNSELPPKIQRLMTRSWTKVKSGK, from the coding sequence GTGCCTGTCTTTTCTTTGTTGCGCAACGCCTTGCTGGTCGGTGCCGGCCTGACACTCGCCGTCAGTGTCCAGGCAGCCTCCACCGTGCATATTTATAACTGGTCGGATTACATCGGCGAATCGACCCTGGCGGACTTCGAGAAAGCCACCGGGATCAAGCCGGTCTACGACGTGTTCGATTCCAACGAAACCCTGGAAGGCAAGTTGCTGGCCGGTCGCACCGGCTATGACGTGGTCGTGCCGTCCAACCACTTCCTGGGCAAACAGATCAAGGCCGGGGCGTTCCAGAAGCTCGACAAGTCCCAGCTGTCCAACTACGCCAACCTCGATCCTGCGCTGCTAAAGCGCCTGGAAAAGAACGACCCGGGCAACCAATACGCCGTGCCTTACCTGTGGGGCACCAACGGCATCGGCTACAACGTCGAGAAGATCAAGGCGGTCCTGGGCGTCGACAAGATCGATTCGTGGGCGATGCTGTTCGAGCCGGAAAATATCAAGAAGCTCTCCAGCTGCGGCGTTTCGTTCCTCGATTCGGGCGACGAAATGATCCCTGCGATGCTCAATTACCTGGGCCTGGATCCCAACAGCCAGAACCCTGAAGACTACAAGAAGGCCGAGGCCCAGCTCCTCAAGATCCGGCCCTACGTGACCTACTTCAATTCCTCCAAGTACATTTCCGACCTGGCCAATGGCGAAATCTGCGTGGCCGCCGGTTTCTCCGGCGACATCTTCCAGGCCCGCGAGCGGGCCAGCGAGGCCGGCAAGGGCATCAACATTGCCTACGTGATCCCCAAGGAAGGCGGCAACCTCTGGTTCGACATGCTGGCGATCCCGCGCGACGCCTCCAACGTCAAGGAGGCCCATGCATTCATCAACTACCTGCTCAAGCCTGAGGTCATCGCCCAGGTCAGCGACGTGGTCGGTTATGCCAACCCGAACCCCAAGGCTGGCGAGCTGATGGACCAGGAAGTGCGCACCGACGAAGCGGTTTATCCGCCGCAGGCAGTTGTCGACAAGCTCTACGTCAACTCGGAGTTGCCGCCCAAGATCCAACGACTCATGACCCGCAGCTGGACCAAGGTCAAGTCGGGTAAATAG
- a CDS encoding polyamine ABC transporter substrate-binding protein yields the protein MKIAGKTLLAMSLMGVMAGAVQADDKVLHVYNWSDYIAPDTVAKFEKETGIKVVYDVFDSNETLEAKLLAGKSGYDVVVPSNNFLAKQIKAGVYQELDKSKLPNWKNLDTDLLKAVGDASDQGNKHAFPYMWGTIGIGYNPEKVKAALGVDKIDSWDTLLKPENIAKLKSCGVSFLDSPTEMIPVALHYLGYPTDSQDKKQLAEAEALFLKLRPSIGYFHSSKYISDLANGNICVAVGYSGDIEQSKSRAAEAGGKVKVAYTIPKEGAGSFYDMVAIPKDAENVEAAYKWMNFIMQPEIMAEITDNVRFPNGNKAATPLVDKEISGDPSIYPSDEVKAKLYAIADLPSATQRILTRSWTKIKSGK from the coding sequence ATGAAGATCGCTGGCAAGACCCTCCTCGCCATGTCCCTGATGGGCGTGATGGCGGGCGCCGTCCAGGCGGACGACAAAGTACTGCACGTCTATAACTGGTCCGACTACATCGCGCCGGACACGGTCGCCAAGTTCGAGAAGGAAACCGGGATCAAGGTCGTCTACGACGTGTTCGACAGCAACGAGACGCTGGAAGCCAAGTTGCTGGCCGGCAAGTCTGGCTATGACGTCGTAGTGCCGTCGAACAACTTCCTCGCCAAGCAGATCAAGGCCGGCGTCTACCAAGAGCTGGACAAGTCGAAGCTGCCGAACTGGAAGAACCTGGACACCGACTTGCTCAAGGCTGTCGGCGATGCCAGCGACCAGGGCAACAAACACGCCTTCCCTTACATGTGGGGCACCATCGGCATTGGTTACAACCCCGAGAAGGTCAAGGCCGCGTTGGGCGTCGACAAGATCGATTCCTGGGACACCCTGCTCAAGCCGGAGAACATCGCCAAGCTCAAGAGCTGCGGTGTGAGCTTCCTCGATTCGCCAACCGAAATGATTCCGGTGGCCCTGCATTACCTCGGTTACCCGACCGACAGCCAGGACAAGAAGCAACTGGCTGAAGCCGAAGCACTGTTCCTCAAGCTGCGCCCATCGATCGGTTACTTCCACTCTTCCAAATACATCTCGGACCTGGCCAACGGCAACATCTGCGTGGCCGTGGGTTACTCGGGTGATATCGAGCAGTCCAAGAGCCGTGCGGCCGAGGCTGGCGGCAAGGTGAAAGTGGCCTACACCATTCCGAAGGAAGGTGCCGGTTCGTTCTACGACATGGTTGCCATTCCGAAGGATGCTGAAAACGTCGAAGCCGCCTACAAGTGGATGAACTTCATCATGCAGCCGGAAATCATGGCGGAGATTACCGACAACGTGCGTTTCCCGAACGGCAACAAGGCTGCCACCCCGCTGGTGGACAAGGAAATCTCTGGTGACCCGAGCATCTATCCATCGGACGAAGTGAAGGCCAAGCTGTACGCCATCGCCGACTTGCCGTCGGCCACCCAGCGGATCCTGACCCGCAGCTGGACCAAGATCAAATCCGGTAAATAA
- a CDS encoding aspartate aminotransferase family protein, which produces MTRNNPQTREWQALSNDHHLAPFSDFKQLKEKGPRIITHAKGVYLWDSEGNKILDGMAGLWCVAVGYGRDELADAASQQMRELPYYNLFFQTAHPPVLELSKAIADIAPEGMNHVFFTGSGSEGNDTMLRMVRHYWAIKGQPNKKVIISRKNGYHGSTVAGASLGGMTYMHEQGDLPIPGIVHIAQPYWFGEGGDMSPEEFGIWAANQLEEKILEIGVDNVGAFIAEPIQGAGGVIVPPDSYWPRMKEILAKYDILFVADEVICGFGRTGEWFGTDFYGLKPHMMTIAKGLTSGYIPMGGLIVRDDVVEVLNEGGDFNHGFTYSGHPVAAAVALENIRILREEKIIERVHGETAPYLQQRLRELNDHPLVGEVRGVGLLGAIELVQDKATRKRYEGKGVGMICRQFCFDNGLIMRAVGDTMIIAPPLVISKAEIDELVTKARHCLDLTLSALQG; this is translated from the coding sequence ATGACCCGCAACAACCCGCAAACCCGTGAATGGCAGGCCTTGAGCAACGATCACCACCTGGCGCCGTTCAGCGATTTCAAACAGCTCAAAGAGAAAGGCCCGCGCATCATCACCCACGCCAAGGGCGTGTACCTCTGGGACAGTGAAGGCAACAAGATCCTCGACGGCATGGCCGGCCTGTGGTGCGTGGCCGTCGGCTATGGCCGCGATGAACTGGCGGACGCCGCCAGCCAGCAAATGCGGGAGCTGCCGTACTACAACCTGTTCTTCCAGACCGCCCACCCGCCGGTACTGGAATTGTCCAAGGCCATCGCCGATATCGCCCCGGAAGGCATGAACCACGTGTTCTTCACCGGCTCCGGCTCGGAAGGCAACGACACCATGTTGCGCATGGTCCGCCACTACTGGGCGATCAAGGGCCAGCCGAACAAGAAAGTCATCATCAGCCGCAAGAACGGTTATCACGGTTCGACCGTCGCCGGCGCGAGCCTGGGTGGCATGACGTATATGCACGAGCAAGGCGACCTGCCGATCCCGGGCATCGTCCACATCGCCCAACCGTACTGGTTCGGTGAAGGCGGCGACATGAGCCCTGAAGAGTTCGGCATCTGGGCGGCGAACCAGTTGGAAGAGAAGATCCTAGAGATCGGCGTGGACAATGTCGGCGCGTTCATCGCCGAGCCGATCCAGGGCGCCGGCGGTGTGATCGTGCCGCCGGACAGCTACTGGCCGCGCATGAAGGAAATCCTCGCCAAGTACGACATCCTGTTCGTGGCCGACGAAGTCATCTGTGGTTTCGGGCGTACCGGTGAGTGGTTCGGTACCGACTTTTACGGGTTGAAACCGCACATGATGACCATCGCCAAGGGCCTGACCTCCGGCTACATCCCCATGGGCGGCCTGATCGTGCGCGACGATGTGGTCGAGGTGCTCAACGAGGGTGGTGATTTCAACCATGGTTTCACTTACTCCGGTCACCCCGTCGCCGCCGCAGTGGCCCTGGAAAACATCCGCATCCTGCGCGAAGAAAAGATCATCGAGCGTGTCCACGGCGAAACGGCACCCTATTTGCAGCAACGCCTGCGGGAACTGAACGATCATCCGCTGGTGGGTGAAGTGCGCGGTGTCGGCTTGCTGGGGGCGATCGAGCTGGTGCAGGACAAGGCCACGCGCAAACGCTATGAAGGCAAAGGCGTGGGCATGATCTGCCGGCAGTTCTGCTTCGATAACGGCCTGATCATGCGCGCGGTGGGGGACACGATGATCATTGCGCCGCCGCTGGTGATCAGCAAGGCCGAGATCGACGAGTTGGTGACCAAGGCGCGGCATTGCCTGGACCTGACGCTCAGTGCGTTACAGGGCTAA
- a CDS encoding glutamine synthetase family protein: MSNNLDQLTDWLKDHKITEVECMIGDLTGITRGKISPTNKFIAEKGMRLPESVLLQTVTGDYVEDDIYYELLDPADIDMMCRPDENAVFLVPWAIEPTAQVIHDSYDKQGNPIELSPRNVLKKVLKLYADKGWQPIVAPEMEFYLTKRSDDPDFPLQPPIGRSGRPETGRQSFSIEAANEFDPLFEDVYDWCELQELDLDTLIHEDGTAQMEINFRHGDALSLADQILVFKRTMREAALKHDVAATFMAKPMTGEPGSAMHLHQSIIDKETGKNVFSNEDGTMSDLFLHHIGGLQKFIPELLPLFAPNVNSFRRFLPDTSAPVNVEWGEENRTVGLRVPDAGPQNRRVENRLPGADANPYLAIAASLLCGYIGMVEGINPSAPVVGRGYERRNLRLPLTIEDALERMENSTTIEKYLGKKFITGYVAVKRAEHENFKRVISSWEREFLLFAV, translated from the coding sequence ATGAGTAACAACCTCGACCAGCTCACCGATTGGTTGAAAGACCACAAGATCACAGAAGTCGAATGCATGATTGGCGACCTGACCGGCATCACCCGGGGCAAGATCTCGCCGACCAACAAGTTCATTGCCGAAAAAGGCATGCGCCTGCCCGAGAGCGTCCTGCTCCAGACCGTAACGGGCGACTATGTCGAAGACGACATCTATTACGAACTGCTCGACCCTGCCGACATCGACATGATGTGCCGCCCGGACGAAAACGCAGTCTTCCTCGTGCCCTGGGCCATCGAGCCCACCGCACAAGTGATCCATGACTCCTACGACAAGCAAGGCAACCCCATCGAGCTGTCGCCGCGCAACGTGCTGAAAAAGGTGCTCAAGCTCTACGCAGACAAGGGCTGGCAGCCGATTGTCGCGCCGGAAATGGAGTTCTACCTGACCAAGCGCAGCGACGACCCGGATTTTCCGCTGCAGCCGCCGATTGGTCGTTCCGGTCGCCCGGAAACCGGTCGCCAGTCTTTCTCGATCGAAGCGGCCAACGAATTCGACCCGTTGTTCGAAGACGTCTATGACTGGTGCGAATTGCAGGAGCTGGACCTCGATACGCTGATCCACGAGGACGGCACCGCGCAGATGGAGATCAATTTCCGTCACGGCGACGCGCTGTCCCTGGCCGATCAGATCCTGGTGTTCAAGCGCACCATGCGCGAGGCGGCGCTCAAGCACGACGTGGCCGCCACGTTCATGGCCAAGCCCATGACCGGCGAGCCGGGCAGTGCGATGCACTTGCACCAGAGCATCATCGACAAGGAAACCGGCAAGAACGTCTTCTCCAACGAAGACGGGACCATGAGCGACCTGTTCCTGCACCACATCGGTGGCCTGCAGAAATTCATTCCCGAGCTGTTGCCGCTGTTCGCGCCCAACGTCAACTCCTTCCGCCGCTTCCTGCCCGACACCTCGGCGCCGGTGAACGTGGAGTGGGGCGAAGAAAACCGCACCGTGGGCCTGCGCGTGCCGGATGCCGGGCCGCAGAACCGTCGGGTGGAAAACCGCTTGCCGGGCGCCGACGCCAACCCGTACCTGGCGATTGCCGCCAGCCTGTTGTGTGGCTACATCGGCATGGTCGAAGGCATCAACCCGAGCGCGCCCGTGGTGGGTCGTGGGTATGAGCGCCGCAACCTGCGCCTGCCGCTGACCATCGAAGATGCCCTGGAGCGCATGGAGAACAGCACCACCATCGAGAAGTACTTGGGCAAGAAATTCATCACGGGCTACGTCGCGGTCAAGCGGGCCGAGCATGAAAACTTCAAGCGCGTCATCAGTTCGTGGGAGCGGGAATTCCTGCTCTTTGCCGTCTGA
- a CDS encoding gamma-glutamyl-gamma-aminobutyrate hydrolase family protein has translation MSRLPLIGVTTCSRQIGLHAYHTTGDKYVRAVATAAKGLPVLIPSLADLFAPSDILDALDGILFTGSPSNVEPFHYQGPASAPGTAHDPARDAITLPLIRAAVNAGVPVLGICRGFQEMNVAFGGTLHQKVHEVGTFIDHREDDTQPVEVQYGPAHAVHIQPGGVLAGLGLPPQIDVNSIHSQGIERLAPGLRAEALAPDGLVEAVSVAQGKAFALGVQWHPEWAVGSNPYYLAIFQAFGDACRARATQRDADASNNA, from the coding sequence ATGTCTCGCCTGCCGTTAATCGGCGTCACGACCTGCTCCAGGCAGATCGGTTTGCATGCGTATCACACCACTGGCGACAAATACGTCCGGGCTGTCGCTACAGCCGCCAAGGGCCTGCCGGTGCTGATCCCATCCCTGGCGGATCTGTTCGCACCGTCCGATATTCTGGACGCCCTGGACGGTATTCTTTTTACCGGCTCTCCTTCCAATGTAGAACCTTTTCACTATCAAGGCCCGGCCAGCGCGCCAGGCACTGCCCATGATCCTGCACGGGACGCCATCACCCTTCCGCTGATCCGCGCCGCTGTCAATGCGGGCGTCCCGGTGCTGGGCATCTGCCGCGGTTTCCAGGAAATGAACGTAGCCTTTGGCGGCACCCTGCATCAGAAAGTTCATGAAGTCGGAACGTTCATCGATCATCGTGAAGACGACACCCAGCCGGTGGAGGTCCAATATGGTCCGGCCCATGCCGTGCATATCCAGCCCGGAGGCGTCCTGGCGGGCCTGGGCCTGCCGCCGCAGATCGATGTCAACTCGATCCATAGCCAGGGCATCGAGCGACTGGCACCGGGCTTGCGGGCCGAAGCCCTCGCGCCGGATGGCCTGGTCGAGGCCGTTTCGGTGGCACAAGGCAAGGCTTTTGCTTTAGGTGTGCAATGGCACCCGGAGTGGGCGGTAGGCTCTAATCCGTACTACCTTGCAATCTTCCAGGCGTTTGGCGATGCCTGCAGAGCAAGGGCAACACAACGCGACGCCGATGCGTCAAACAACGCCTGA
- a CDS encoding glutamine synthetase family protein, producing the protein MSVPPRAVQLNEANAFLKEHPEVLYVDLLIADMNGVVRGKRIERTSLHKVYEKGINLPASLFALDINGSTVESTGLGLDIGDADRICYPIPGTLSNEPWQKRPTAQLLMTMHELEGDPFFADPREVLRQVVTKFDELGLTICAAFELEFYLIDQENVNGRPQPPRSPISGKRPHSTQVYLIDDLDEYVDCLQDILEGAKEQGIPADAIVKESAPAQFEVNLHHVADPIKACDYAVLLKRLIKNIAYDHEMDTTFMAKPYPGQAGNGLHVHISILDKDGKNIFASEDPEQNAALRHAIGGVLETLPAQMAFLCPNVNSYRRFGAQFYVPNSPTWGLDNRTVALRVPTGSADAVRLEHRVAGADANPYLLMASVLAGVHHGLVNKIEPGAPVEGNSYEQNEQSLPNNLRDALRELDDSEVMAKYIDPKYIDIFVACKESELEEFEHSISDLEYNWYLHTV; encoded by the coding sequence ATGTCGGTACCCCCGCGTGCCGTTCAGCTTAACGAAGCGAACGCGTTCCTTAAGGAACATCCTGAGGTTCTGTACGTTGACCTTCTGATTGCGGATATGAATGGTGTGGTGCGCGGCAAGCGCATCGAACGCACCAGCCTCCACAAGGTTTACGAGAAAGGCATCAACCTGCCGGCCTCTCTATTTGCCCTGGATATCAACGGCTCGACGGTGGAAAGCACCGGGCTGGGCCTGGACATCGGCGATGCCGACCGCATCTGCTATCCCATCCCCGGCACCCTGAGCAATGAACCCTGGCAGAAGCGCCCGACCGCGCAACTGCTGATGACCATGCACGAACTCGAAGGCGATCCGTTCTTTGCCGACCCTCGGGAAGTCCTGCGCCAGGTCGTGACCAAGTTCGATGAACTGGGCCTGACCATTTGCGCCGCGTTCGAGCTGGAGTTCTACCTGATCGACCAGGAGAACGTGAATGGCCGCCCGCAACCGCCCCGCTCGCCGATTTCCGGCAAACGCCCGCATTCGACCCAGGTCTACCTGATCGATGACCTCGACGAATACGTCGACTGCCTCCAGGACATCCTGGAAGGTGCGAAGGAGCAAGGCATCCCCGCCGACGCCATCGTCAAGGAAAGTGCCCCGGCGCAGTTCGAAGTGAACCTGCACCACGTCGCCGACCCGATCAAGGCCTGCGACTATGCAGTCCTGCTCAAGCGCCTGATCAAGAACATCGCCTACGACCATGAAATGGACACCACCTTCATGGCCAAGCCGTACCCGGGCCAGGCAGGCAATGGTTTGCACGTCCACATTTCGATCCTGGACAAAGACGGCAAGAATATCTTTGCCAGCGAGGATCCCGAGCAGAACGCCGCATTGCGTCACGCGATCGGCGGTGTGCTCGAGACCCTGCCCGCGCAGATGGCTTTCCTCTGCCCGAACGTCAACTCCTACCGCCGTTTCGGCGCACAGTTCTATGTGCCGAACTCGCCGACCTGGGGCCTGGACAACCGCACCGTTGCGCTGCGCGTACCCACCGGCTCCGCCGATGCCGTGCGCCTGGAACACCGCGTCGCCGGCGCCGATGCCAACCCGTACCTGCTGATGGCCTCCGTGCTGGCAGGCGTGCACCATGGCCTGGTCAACAAGATCGAGCCCGGTGCGCCGGTCGAAGGCAACAGCTACGAGCAGAACGAGCAGAGCCTGCCGAACAACTTGCGCGATGCCCTGCGTGAATTGGACGACAGCGAAGTCATGGCCAAGTACATCGATCCGAAGTACATCGATATCTTCGTGGCCTGCAAGGAAAGCGAACTGGAAGAGTTCGAACACTCGATCTCCGACCTCGAGTACAACTGGTACTTGCATACCGTGTAA